One region of Microbacterium rhizosphaerae genomic DNA includes:
- a CDS encoding endonuclease domain-containing protein, with protein sequence MPLTTRVDAAVADIASAGGIVRSTTLLAAGHSQRVLDAAIAGGLLRRVRRVWLAGPTADPHRVAAARAGVLLSCVTEARRLGLWVMDDEARAHVAAPRHRGHVVVAPGTVVHWARPVVPRGRDDLSDPIENVLALVASCCPFEHALAVWESAVRKQLVDPLTLRRLPFTGAAREVRAHLSPVSDSGLETLFLVRSRRWGVSVVPQVWIAGHDVDFLVGDRLVVQIDGGTHVGAQRTSDIEHDARLTLMGYHVIRISYDHVINRWQQVQGVILQALAQGLHQIRA encoded by the coding sequence ATGCCGCTCACGACACGCGTCGACGCAGCTGTCGCCGACATCGCATCCGCCGGTGGAATCGTGCGCAGCACGACGCTCCTGGCCGCAGGGCACAGCCAGCGTGTGCTCGACGCGGCGATCGCCGGTGGCCTGCTGCGACGGGTGCGGCGCGTGTGGCTCGCCGGTCCGACCGCAGACCCGCACCGGGTGGCCGCCGCGCGCGCGGGCGTTCTGCTCAGCTGCGTGACCGAGGCGAGGCGACTCGGGCTCTGGGTGATGGATGACGAAGCCCGGGCTCACGTCGCGGCGCCGCGCCATCGAGGGCACGTCGTCGTCGCGCCCGGAACCGTCGTGCATTGGGCGCGTCCTGTCGTGCCGCGAGGCCGGGACGATCTCAGCGATCCGATAGAGAATGTTCTGGCGCTCGTGGCATCCTGCTGCCCGTTCGAACACGCCCTTGCGGTGTGGGAGTCGGCGGTGCGCAAACAACTCGTGGATCCGCTGACTCTGCGGCGGCTGCCCTTCACCGGGGCCGCGCGAGAGGTGCGCGCCCATCTGTCGCCCGTGTCCGACTCCGGATTGGAAACCCTGTTCCTCGTACGGTCGCGGCGCTGGGGCGTGTCCGTCGTTCCGCAGGTCTGGATCGCGGGGCACGACGTGGACTTCCTCGTCGGAGACCGGCTCGTGGTCCAGATCGACGGCGGCACCCACGTCGGCGCACAGCGGACGAGCGATATCGAACACGACGCCAGGCTGACGCTCATGGGGTACCACGTCATCCGGATCTCCTACGACCACGTCATCAACCGTTGGCAGCAGGTGCAGGGTGTGATTCTTCAGGCCCTCGCGCAGGGTCTCCACCAGATCCGCGCCTGA
- a CDS encoding MFS transporter, which produces MPADAGIPLRQIFHGARGSFLAALLLAELAAAMQGIAYTTVLPVIANDLDGYALFGATLAAGTVSAVLMLGFSAPILARVRPGTVLLAATVLYVIGAAACVFAPTMVVVLAGSLVRGIAGGLMGGFGMGAIGGLYDERERPRVMGLFAFVWLLPSLVGPALNGVITEFAGWRWAIGWPAIAVVVARIFMGTAVRAIPWQRRHEPVRPVAGLVVTGCLALGAWGSAASGSWAIVAFVVGVIGAAAAIIVFLLRGAAAARILITFAILCAAFFGAYELLSLAVIEGFAFTVVWAAGVLMAGLIAWSVSGLRPRPDARPDRVVVGIVLAVVATGALAVTVATASGLVAIALSVAAAGLAGWGMGLAYPLLSTEPFALSASASTAGALIAFAETAGTAWAALLGGGLYSALHTAGWMPRPSLALVYGVFAVVGVAGLVLALRRRRGRAASVPDVDAEGRREVGGEQLDLPRREGGPAQPRG; this is translated from the coding sequence GTGCCAGCTGACGCCGGCATCCCGCTGCGCCAGATCTTCCACGGCGCGCGCGGGTCATTCCTGGCGGCGCTCCTTCTCGCCGAGCTCGCTGCCGCCATGCAGGGCATCGCCTACACCACGGTCCTGCCGGTCATCGCGAACGATCTCGACGGCTACGCCCTGTTCGGCGCGACCCTTGCCGCGGGCACCGTCTCGGCCGTGCTGATGCTCGGGTTCTCCGCCCCGATCCTGGCGCGCGTGCGCCCGGGGACCGTGCTGCTCGCCGCCACGGTCCTGTACGTGATCGGCGCAGCCGCGTGCGTGTTCGCGCCCACGATGGTCGTCGTGCTCGCCGGCTCCCTCGTCCGCGGCATCGCGGGCGGACTCATGGGCGGCTTCGGGATGGGAGCGATCGGCGGCCTCTACGACGAGCGCGAGCGGCCGAGGGTCATGGGCCTCTTCGCGTTCGTGTGGCTGCTGCCCTCGCTCGTCGGACCCGCGCTCAACGGCGTCATCACCGAGTTCGCCGGCTGGCGCTGGGCGATCGGCTGGCCCGCCATCGCCGTCGTGGTGGCGCGCATCTTCATGGGCACCGCTGTGCGGGCGATCCCGTGGCAGCGGCGCCACGAGCCGGTCCGCCCCGTCGCGGGCCTCGTCGTGACCGGATGCCTCGCCCTCGGCGCGTGGGGATCTGCCGCATCCGGATCCTGGGCCATCGTGGCCTTCGTCGTGGGCGTCATCGGCGCGGCGGCGGCCATCATCGTCTTCCTCCTGCGCGGCGCGGCCGCGGCGCGCATCCTGATCACCTTCGCGATCCTCTGCGCCGCGTTCTTCGGCGCCTACGAGCTGCTCTCGCTCGCGGTCATCGAGGGCTTCGCGTTCACCGTCGTCTGGGCCGCGGGAGTGCTCATGGCCGGACTCATCGCGTGGTCGGTCTCGGGGCTTCGGCCCCGGCCCGATGCGCGACCGGACCGCGTCGTCGTCGGAATCGTGCTCGCGGTGGTCGCCACCGGGGCGCTCGCGGTGACGGTGGCCACCGCATCCGGTCTCGTCGCGATCGCGCTGTCGGTCGCGGCGGCGGGCCTCGCCGGCTGGGGGATGGGTCTCGCCTACCCGCTGCTGTCGACCGAGCCGTTCGCGCTCAGCGCCTCGGCGTCGACGGCCGGTGCCCTCATCGCCTTCGCGGAGACGGCGGGCACGGCGTGGGCTGCGCTGCTCGGCGGCGGCCTGTACTCCGCACTGCACACGGCCGGATGGATGCCGCGTCCGAGCCTCGCGCTCGTGTACGGCGTGTTCGCGGTCGTCGGCGTCGCAGGGCTCGTGCTGGCGCTGCGGCGGCGCCGGGGCAGGGCCGCCTCAGTCCCGGACGTCGATGCCGAGGGCCGACGCGAGGTCGGCGGCGAGCAGCTCGACCTGCCGCGACGCGAGGGTGGCCCCGCGCAGCCCCGCGGGTGA
- a CDS encoding MFS transporter — MTAASPALFPSMSPTRRVAWASMVGTSLESFDFYVFAYFSAFFIGPLFFSPLGQFGSTLASFSTVALAFVIRPIGAIVFGHMGDRLGRRATLLWTVAIMGVATGLIGLLPTYAQAGWVGAVLLVLLRLIQGLSLGGEWGGSILLATEHSGRVKRAFYASIPQLGSPVGSTLTAVVFLVMAAALPTAQLAAWGWRIPFLLAIPLLAVSLYLRWSIDETPVFQEVVAERRRDRMPVLAMFRQAPVALLIAIGAAVLGIGSYSLMNTYTMEYGASQLHYDYTQLLIATTIGSLLQFITIPLFGAWANRIGSAKVVMWGALGTLIIAFPIYFLLQTASFGVLVGMMIIGGILPTAAWAALGGLMNDLFPDHFRYSALSIAYAIAATISGFVPLVTLGLGQATGYAWWHPGIVLAVLSAVTLVCAWLAARRPRVPESESQESPELANA, encoded by the coding sequence GTGACCGCAGCATCCCCCGCTCTCTTCCCCTCGATGTCCCCCACGCGCCGCGTCGCGTGGGCGTCGATGGTGGGCACTTCCCTCGAGTCCTTCGATTTCTACGTCTTCGCGTACTTCTCCGCGTTCTTCATCGGGCCGCTCTTCTTCTCGCCGCTCGGGCAGTTCGGCAGCACGCTGGCATCATTCTCGACCGTGGCGCTGGCGTTCGTCATCCGTCCGATCGGGGCGATCGTGTTCGGGCACATGGGCGACCGGCTCGGCCGTCGCGCGACGCTCCTGTGGACCGTCGCGATCATGGGGGTCGCGACCGGCCTCATCGGGCTCCTCCCGACGTATGCGCAGGCCGGATGGGTGGGCGCGGTGCTGCTCGTGCTGCTGCGGCTCATCCAGGGTCTCTCGCTCGGGGGCGAGTGGGGCGGCTCGATCCTGCTGGCGACCGAGCACTCGGGCCGCGTCAAGCGCGCGTTCTACGCGTCGATCCCGCAACTCGGCTCGCCGGTCGGCTCGACTCTGACGGCGGTCGTGTTCCTCGTCATGGCCGCTGCGCTTCCGACCGCCCAGCTCGCCGCCTGGGGCTGGCGCATCCCGTTCCTGCTCGCGATCCCGCTTCTCGCCGTCTCGCTCTACCTGCGCTGGTCGATCGACGAGACGCCCGTGTTCCAGGAGGTCGTCGCCGAGCGCCGTCGCGACCGCATGCCGGTGCTCGCCATGTTCCGCCAGGCGCCTGTCGCGCTCCTCATCGCGATCGGCGCGGCCGTGCTCGGCATCGGGTCGTACTCGCTCATGAACACGTACACGATGGAGTACGGCGCGTCGCAGCTCCACTACGACTACACGCAGCTGCTCATCGCGACGACGATCGGCAGCCTGCTGCAGTTCATCACCATCCCGCTGTTCGGCGCATGGGCGAACCGGATCGGCTCCGCGAAGGTCGTGATGTGGGGTGCGCTCGGCACGCTCATCATCGCGTTCCCGATCTACTTCCTGCTGCAGACCGCCTCGTTCGGGGTGCTCGTCGGCATGATGATCATCGGCGGGATCCTGCCGACGGCCGCGTGGGCGGCGCTCGGCGGGCTCATGAACGATCTGTTCCCCGATCACTTCCGCTACTCCGCGCTGTCCATCGCGTACGCCATCGCCGCCACGATCAGCGGGTTCGTCCCCCTCGTGACCCTCGGGCTCGGTCAGGCGACCGGGTACGCCTGGTGGCACCCCGGCATCGTGCTCGCCGTCCTGTCGGCGGTCACGCTCGTGTGCGCGTGGCTTGCGGCGCGGCGCCCGCGCGTGCCGGAGTCGGAGTCCCAGGAGTCGCCGGAGCTCGCGAACGCATGA
- the ileS gene encoding isoleucine--tRNA ligase, with product MTYPKTSAPSTSSGADAAPDNGPVVPSPRFPDIEREVLAFWKADDTFRASIARREGAQEWVFYDGPPFANGLPHYGHLLTGYAKDLFPRFQTMRGKKVDRVFGWDTHGLPAELEAMKQLGITEKDQIERMGIATFNAKARASVLEYTREWEDYVTRQARWVDFERGYKTLDVSYMESVLWAFKTLYDKGLAYEGYRVLPYCWRDETPLSSHELRMDDDVYKMRQDPSVTVTFPLVGLKAEALGLTGVRALAWTTTPWTLPTNFALAVGPEITYVVVPGGPNGAADIPAGDDPEGATAHRYLLAADLLAGYAKDLGYDSADAAKDAVEQTVLGADLADVAYDRLFDYYADEAWGTQRAWRILVDDYVTTSDGTGIVHQAPAYGEDDQRVTEAAGIPLIMSLDDGGRFLPQVTDVAGELWMDANRPLIRLLRDRGRLLREASYEHSYPHCWRCRNPLIYKAVSSWFVRVTAIKDRMLANNEQITWVPENVKHGQFGKWLEGARDWSISRNRYWGSPIPIWKSDDPAHPRVDAYGSLEELERDFGTLPRNPEGEVDLHRPYIDELTRPNPDDPTGKSTMRRIEDVFDVWFDSGSMPYAQVHYPFENHEWFDTHSPADFIVEYIGQTRGWFYLMHVLSTALFDRPAFTGVACHGIVLGSDGQKMSKSLRNYPDVSEVFDRDGSDAMRWFLMGSSVLRGGNLIVTEEGIRAGVREFLLPLWNAWYFFATYANASAGGYEASWRTDSTDVLDRYILALSGDLVRDVASDLEGLDSTTAAERLRDFVEVLTNWYIRRSRDRFWVGAESNAEAFDTLYTVLETLTRVAAPLIPLVAERVWQGLTGGRSVHLEDWPNADAFAPASDIRAAMDAVREVSSVANALRKKEGKRVRLPLARLSVVTTDAPSLAQFEGIVRDELNVKAVELVELEEGTAVAYGITHRLSVNARAAGPRLGRQVQQAIAGAKSGDWSEVDGVVTAGGIALEPGEYDLVLETSGRPEGEALALLPSGGFVLLDTTTTPELEAEGLARDVIRAVQDTRKAAGFDVSDRIRLQLLFLHHVDGDAVASAFDVADVAGETLATSHEVIVNGRGVHVPDDAPPETWHSIVFGAAPEHVAFVPAGTYANTGDLHIAVTRTGARS from the coding sequence ATGACGTACCCGAAGACCTCCGCCCCTTCGACAAGCTCGGGGGCCGATGCTGCGCCCGACAACGGCCCGGTCGTCCCGAGTCCGCGCTTTCCCGACATCGAGCGCGAGGTGCTCGCCTTCTGGAAGGCCGACGACACCTTCCGCGCATCCATCGCCCGACGCGAGGGTGCGCAGGAGTGGGTCTTCTACGACGGACCTCCGTTCGCCAACGGCCTGCCGCACTACGGTCACCTGCTGACTGGATACGCCAAGGACCTCTTCCCGCGTTTCCAGACGATGCGCGGCAAGAAGGTCGACCGCGTGTTCGGCTGGGACACCCACGGTCTGCCGGCCGAGCTCGAGGCGATGAAGCAGCTCGGCATCACCGAGAAGGACCAGATCGAGCGGATGGGGATCGCGACCTTCAACGCGAAGGCCCGCGCCTCCGTCCTCGAGTACACGCGCGAGTGGGAGGACTACGTCACCCGCCAGGCCCGCTGGGTCGACTTCGAGCGCGGCTACAAGACGCTCGACGTCTCCTACATGGAGAGCGTCCTGTGGGCGTTCAAGACGCTGTACGACAAGGGCCTCGCGTACGAGGGGTACCGAGTCCTGCCGTACTGCTGGCGCGACGAGACCCCGCTGTCCTCGCACGAGCTGCGCATGGACGACGACGTCTACAAGATGCGACAGGACCCGTCGGTCACCGTGACCTTCCCGCTCGTGGGCCTGAAGGCCGAGGCCCTCGGGCTCACCGGCGTCCGCGCGCTCGCGTGGACGACGACTCCGTGGACCCTGCCGACGAACTTCGCGCTCGCGGTCGGTCCGGAGATCACGTACGTCGTCGTGCCGGGCGGCCCGAACGGCGCCGCCGACATCCCGGCGGGCGATGACCCCGAGGGCGCCACCGCGCACCGGTACCTGCTCGCCGCCGACCTTCTGGCGGGCTACGCGAAGGATCTCGGGTACGACTCCGCGGACGCGGCGAAGGATGCGGTCGAGCAGACCGTGCTCGGCGCCGACCTCGCCGACGTCGCCTACGACAGGCTCTTCGACTACTACGCCGACGAGGCGTGGGGCACGCAGCGCGCCTGGCGCATCCTCGTCGACGACTACGTCACGACCAGCGACGGCACCGGCATCGTCCACCAGGCGCCGGCCTACGGCGAGGACGACCAGCGCGTCACCGAGGCCGCCGGCATCCCGCTGATCATGAGCCTGGACGACGGCGGGCGCTTCCTTCCCCAGGTGACCGATGTCGCCGGCGAGCTCTGGATGGACGCGAACCGCCCGCTTATCCGCCTGCTGCGCGACCGCGGACGACTGCTGCGCGAGGCGAGCTACGAGCACTCCTACCCGCACTGCTGGCGGTGCCGGAACCCGCTCATCTACAAGGCGGTCTCCAGCTGGTTCGTCCGGGTGACCGCCATCAAGGACCGGATGCTCGCGAACAACGAGCAGATCACATGGGTGCCGGAGAACGTCAAGCACGGGCAGTTCGGCAAGTGGCTCGAGGGCGCCAGGGACTGGTCCATCAGCCGCAACCGCTACTGGGGCTCGCCCATCCCGATCTGGAAGAGCGACGACCCGGCGCACCCGCGCGTGGACGCGTACGGGTCGCTCGAGGAGCTGGAGCGCGACTTCGGCACGCTGCCGCGCAATCCCGAGGGCGAGGTGGACCTGCACCGCCCGTACATCGACGAGCTGACGCGGCCGAACCCGGACGACCCGACCGGCAAGAGCACGATGCGCCGCATCGAGGACGTCTTCGACGTGTGGTTCGACTCGGGGTCCATGCCCTACGCCCAGGTGCACTACCCGTTCGAGAATCACGAGTGGTTCGACACGCACTCGCCGGCGGACTTCATCGTCGAGTACATCGGCCAGACGCGTGGCTGGTTCTACCTCATGCACGTGCTGTCCACGGCTCTCTTCGACCGCCCGGCCTTCACGGGCGTCGCCTGCCACGGCATCGTGCTCGGCAGCGACGGGCAGAAGATGTCGAAGTCGCTGCGGAACTACCCGGACGTCTCCGAGGTGTTCGACCGCGACGGCTCCGACGCGATGCGCTGGTTCCTGATGGGCAGTTCCGTGCTGCGCGGGGGCAACCTCATCGTCACCGAGGAGGGCATCCGCGCGGGGGTCCGCGAGTTCCTCCTGCCGCTGTGGAACGCGTGGTACTTCTTCGCGACGTACGCCAATGCTTCGGCGGGCGGGTACGAGGCCTCCTGGCGCACCGACTCGACCGACGTGCTCGACCGGTACATCCTCGCGCTCTCCGGCGACCTCGTGCGCGACGTCGCGAGCGACCTGGAGGGCCTCGACTCGACGACTGCCGCGGAGCGCCTGCGCGACTTCGTCGAGGTGCTGACGAACTGGTACATCCGCCGCTCCCGCGACCGCTTCTGGGTGGGTGCGGAGTCGAACGCCGAGGCCTTCGACACCCTGTACACGGTGCTCGAGACGCTGACGCGCGTCGCAGCTCCGCTCATCCCGCTCGTGGCCGAGCGCGTGTGGCAGGGCCTCACGGGCGGTCGCAGCGTGCATCTGGAGGACTGGCCGAACGCGGACGCGTTCGCGCCGGCATCCGACATCCGTGCCGCGATGGATGCGGTGCGCGAGGTCTCGAGCGTCGCGAACGCCCTGCGCAAGAAGGAGGGCAAGCGCGTGCGCCTGCCGCTCGCGCGCCTGTCGGTCGTGACGACGGATGCCCCGTCCCTTGCGCAGTTCGAGGGCATCGTGCGGGACGAGCTGAACGTGAAGGCCGTGGAGCTGGTGGAGCTCGAGGAGGGCACGGCCGTCGCCTACGGCATCACGCACCGCCTGTCGGTCAATGCCCGTGCGGCCGGTCCGCGCCTCGGCAGGCAGGTCCAGCAGGCCATCGCCGGCGCGAAGTCGGGCGACTGGAGCGAGGTTGACGGCGTCGTGACGGCGGGCGGCATCGCGCTCGAGCCCGGCGAGTACGACCTCGTGCTCGAGACCTCCGGCCGTCCGGAGGGCGAGGCGCTCGCGCTGCTGCCCTCGGGCGGGTTCGTGCTGCTCGACACGACGACGACGCCGGAGCTCGAGGCCGAGGGCCTCGCGCGCGATGTCATCCGCGCCGTGCAGGACACCCGCAAGGCGGCCGGCTTCGACGTCAGCGACCGCATCCGTCTGCAGCTGCTGTTCCTGCATCACGTCGACGGGGATGCCGTCGCCTCGGCGTTCGACGTCGCCGACGTCGCGGGCGAGACGCTCGCCACCTCGCACGAGGTGATCGTGAACGGCCGCGGTGTGCACGTGCCCGACGACGCGCCGCCGGAGACGTGGCATTCGATCGTGTTCGGCGCCGCCCCGGAGCACGTCGCGTTCGTGCCCGCGGGGACGTACGCCAACACGGGCGACCTCCACATCGCCGTCACCAGGACGGGGGCGCGCTCGTGA
- a CDS encoding bifunctional folylpolyglutamate synthase/dihydrofolate synthase has translation MSDRDRANAVYSDLLTRQGERWVQPRVERTQRLLDLLDNPQRTYRVVHVTGTNGKTSTSRIIESLLRAHGLRTGLFTSPHLERFTERIVVDGEPADDGAIADAWEELVPFVDLVDAELAAEDDAPLTFFELLTALSFVVFADAPVDVAVIEVGMGGSWDSTNTADGDVAVFAPIGLDHADRLGDTIAAIATVKSGIIKDGAAAVSARQDAAAEAVLRSAAAARGAMIAFEGEDFALTDDRLAVGGQQISVRGLAGTYDDAYLPLYGPHQARNAALAIAAVESLIGGATQPITGDILAQGLGEATSPGRLQLVGIAPTVLVDAAHNPHGAHALVEALRASFDFDEWGVVLGVLADKDAAGIVAEIAPIAAHVFATAPDSERAADADAVADLVESVELPVTVHADLADAAEAARAWAAASDRRAVVIAGSVVLAGEALAIATAEDWAHRRGGSARRAGDGWSAPGEKAGWES, from the coding sequence GTGAGCGACCGCGACAGGGCGAATGCCGTGTACTCGGACCTGCTGACCCGCCAGGGGGAGCGGTGGGTGCAGCCGCGTGTGGAGCGCACCCAGCGCCTGCTCGACCTGCTCGACAATCCGCAGCGCACCTACCGCGTCGTGCACGTCACGGGAACCAACGGCAAGACCTCGACGAGCCGCATCATCGAGAGCCTGCTGCGCGCGCACGGACTGCGCACCGGCTTGTTCACGAGCCCCCATCTGGAGCGGTTCACCGAGCGGATCGTCGTGGACGGCGAGCCGGCTGACGACGGCGCCATCGCCGACGCATGGGAGGAGCTGGTCCCGTTCGTCGACCTGGTCGACGCGGAGCTCGCGGCCGAAGACGACGCGCCGCTGACGTTCTTCGAGCTGCTGACGGCGCTCTCCTTCGTCGTGTTCGCCGATGCGCCCGTCGACGTCGCCGTGATCGAGGTCGGGATGGGCGGCTCGTGGGACTCGACGAACACCGCCGACGGAGACGTCGCGGTGTTCGCGCCGATCGGCCTCGATCACGCCGACCGCTTGGGCGACACCATCGCCGCGATCGCCACCGTGAAGTCGGGGATCATCAAAGACGGCGCGGCGGCGGTGTCGGCGCGGCAGGATGCGGCGGCCGAGGCCGTGCTGCGATCGGCGGCGGCCGCCCGAGGGGCGATGATCGCGTTCGAAGGCGAGGACTTCGCGCTCACCGACGACCGCCTCGCCGTCGGCGGTCAGCAGATCTCCGTCCGCGGGCTCGCCGGCACCTACGACGACGCGTACTTGCCGCTGTACGGGCCCCACCAGGCCCGCAACGCGGCTCTCGCGATCGCGGCCGTCGAGTCGCTCATCGGCGGTGCGACGCAGCCGATCACCGGCGACATCCTCGCTCAGGGGCTCGGCGAGGCGACCTCGCCGGGGCGCTTGCAGCTCGTCGGCATCGCGCCGACCGTCCTCGTCGACGCCGCGCACAACCCGCACGGCGCGCACGCGCTCGTCGAGGCTCTTCGTGCGTCCTTCGATTTCGATGAGTGGGGCGTCGTGCTCGGGGTGCTGGCGGACAAGGATGCCGCAGGCATCGTCGCGGAGATCGCTCCCATCGCCGCGCATGTCTTCGCGACGGCGCCCGATTCGGAGCGTGCTGCCGACGCGGATGCGGTCGCCGACCTCGTCGAGAGTGTCGAGCTGCCGGTCACCGTCCACGCCGATCTCGCCGATGCCGCCGAGGCGGCGCGGGCGTGGGCCGCCGCATCCGATCGTCGCGCCGTCGTGATCGCGGGGTCGGTGGTGCTCGCCGGCGAGGCGCTCGCAATCGCCACGGCAGAGGACTGGGCCCACAGGCGCGGCGGCTCCGCGCGTCGCGCCGGCGACGGCTGGAGTGCGCCCGGGGAGAAGGCCGGGTGGGAGTCATGA
- a CDS encoding DUF4233 domain-containing protein, which translates to MTDADATPAVPDGSQGSAETAREDKPVRQRRPRGAAESLGAIVLGFESIVVFLAGLVVYGLKATPPGVEPWWGVVGGAVVAVLMILLSGLLRYRWAIVVGWILQVIVALAAFFVPAILIIALIFGGMWAYATIKGASLDRRNALLARQAASAPESPASPPESSNGV; encoded by the coding sequence ATGACCGACGCGGACGCCACGCCCGCCGTGCCGGACGGGTCGCAGGGTTCGGCCGAGACTGCGCGCGAGGACAAGCCTGTGCGGCAGCGCCGGCCGCGCGGCGCTGCAGAGTCGCTCGGCGCGATCGTGCTCGGCTTCGAGTCGATCGTCGTCTTCCTCGCGGGTCTCGTCGTGTACGGCCTCAAGGCGACGCCGCCCGGGGTCGAGCCGTGGTGGGGCGTCGTCGGGGGAGCGGTCGTCGCCGTCCTGATGATCCTGCTCTCCGGCCTCCTCCGATACAGGTGGGCGATCGTCGTCGGCTGGATTCTCCAGGTCATCGTGGCCCTCGCCGCGTTCTTCGTGCCGGCGATCCTCATCATCGCGCTGATTTTCGGCGGCATGTGGGCGTATGCGACGATCAAGGGGGCATCGCTCGACCGGCGCAACGCGCTCCTGGCACGCCAGGCGGCATCCGCCCCCGAATCCCCGGCATCCCCGCCCGAATCCTCGAACGGAGTCTGA
- the ndk gene encoding nucleoside-diphosphate kinase, with protein MATEETLVLVKPDGVARGLTGAILARIEAKGYALVDIRLVEPDRERLEQHYAEHEGKPFYEPLLEFMMSGPTVAIRVAGNRVIEGFRSLAGTTDPTTAAPGTIRGDFGRDWGLKVQQNLVHGSDSLESAARELDIWF; from the coding sequence ATGGCCACGGAAGAGACCCTCGTCCTCGTCAAGCCCGACGGCGTCGCCCGCGGGCTGACCGGCGCGATCCTCGCCCGCATCGAGGCGAAGGGCTACGCGCTCGTCGACATCCGCCTCGTCGAGCCCGATCGGGAGCGCCTCGAGCAGCACTACGCCGAGCACGAGGGCAAGCCCTTCTACGAGCCGCTGCTCGAGTTCATGATGTCGGGCCCCACCGTCGCGATCCGGGTCGCCGGCAATCGGGTCATCGAGGGCTTCCGCTCGCTCGCCGGCACCACCGACCCGACGACCGCCGCACCCGGGACCATCCGCGGGGACTTCGGGCGCGACTGGGGCCTGAAGGTGCAGCAGAACCTCGTGCACGGCTCCGACAGCCTCGAGTCGGCCGCGCGCGAACTCGACATCTGGTTCTGA
- a CDS encoding vitamin K epoxide reductase family protein: MAQTTETTVASDTSSPARPTVLAVWLIVAGVIGWWAAFQLTLEKFHLLENPGSKASCDISILVQCGKNLGSWQGSAFGFPNPIIGLTAWMAPVVVGVAILAGARFAAWFWVLFWLGFVFAFGFVCWLITQSIFVLLTLCPWCMVTWAVTIPSFYAVTLHLFRTGVFPVPERGREIADRLMAWVPLMAIVSYFIILLIAQARLNAIVNIWQTMFH; this comes from the coding sequence ATGGCGCAGACCACCGAGACGACCGTCGCATCCGACACGTCCTCCCCCGCCCGCCCGACCGTGCTGGCCGTCTGGCTCATCGTCGCCGGCGTCATCGGATGGTGGGCCGCCTTCCAGCTCACGCTCGAGAAGTTCCACCTGCTCGAGAACCCGGGTTCGAAGGCATCCTGCGACATCAGCATCCTCGTGCAATGCGGCAAGAACCTCGGGTCGTGGCAGGGCTCCGCGTTCGGCTTCCCCAACCCGATCATCGGGCTCACCGCCTGGATGGCGCCGGTCGTCGTCGGCGTGGCGATCCTCGCCGGCGCCCGCTTCGCCGCGTGGTTCTGGGTCCTCTTCTGGCTCGGATTCGTCTTCGCGTTCGGCTTCGTGTGCTGGCTGATCACCCAGAGCATCTTCGTCCTGCTGACGCTGTGCCCGTGGTGCATGGTCACGTGGGCGGTGACGATCCCGTCCTTCTACGCGGTGACGCTGCACCTCTTCCGAACAGGCGTGTTCCCCGTACCCGAACGCGGCCGCGAGATCGCGGACCGGCTCATGGCCTGGGTGCCCCTCATGGCGATCGTGAGCTACTTCATCATCCTGCTCATCGCGCAGGCGCGCCTGAACGCCATCGTCAACATCTGGCAGACGATGTTCCACTGA